One window of the Posidoniimonas polymericola genome contains the following:
- a CDS encoding UbiD family decarboxylase: MGYKSLQQCVTDLEQHDHLRRIDAPIDAYLQAAAIHRRVYAAGGPALLFTNVAGCRFPMVSNLFGTLERSRFMFRDTYETVQRLIGLKIDPSGALRAPFAAAKASFSALHMLPRIVRTGPVMANETQVSQLPQLVSWPRDGGAFVTLPQVYTEDPTAPGVKRSNLGMYRIQLSGNEYAKDEEIGLHYQLHRSIGVHQAAAMRMGKPFRVNIFVGGTPAMNLSAVMPLPEGMSELTFAGALGGGRIRMVARSKGLPVHADTDFAICGTVVDGRMLPEGPFGDHLGYYSLQHPFPVLKVEHVYHRTDAIWPFTVVGRPPQEDTAFGQLIHDLTGPIIPTVLPGVHGVHAVDQAGVHPLLLAIGSERYMPFMKAVRPQELLTQACAILGQGQLSLAKFLMIINHGDAPNLNLHDICTFLTHVLQRADWTRDLHFHTQTTIDTLDYSGDSLNAGSKLVIAAAGPERFELESRIEDPIGLPDGFSEPHVVMPGVVAIRGSRLPQPSFDYDAARRDSAAGPLVEEQGMSESAARAAADINRLTDAIPPGHALRRFRLIVVCDDPAFVADASGGSSIDNFLWATFTRANPAADVYGVDAFTHQKHWGCRGPLVIDARIKPHHAPVLEEDPELTKKVESMAASGGPLAGLF, from the coding sequence ATGGGCTACAAGTCGCTTCAGCAGTGCGTCACGGACCTCGAGCAGCACGACCACCTGCGCCGCATCGACGCGCCGATCGACGCGTACCTCCAGGCGGCGGCCATCCACCGCCGGGTCTACGCCGCTGGGGGGCCTGCGCTGCTGTTCACCAACGTTGCCGGCTGCCGCTTCCCGATGGTCAGCAATTTGTTCGGCACGCTCGAGCGGTCGCGGTTCATGTTCCGCGACACCTACGAGACCGTGCAGCGGCTGATCGGCCTGAAGATCGACCCCAGCGGAGCGCTGCGGGCGCCGTTTGCCGCGGCCAAGGCTTCGTTCTCGGCGCTGCACATGCTGCCCCGCATCGTCCGCACCGGCCCGGTGATGGCGAACGAGACCCAAGTCAGCCAGCTGCCGCAGCTGGTGAGCTGGCCCCGCGACGGTGGCGCCTTCGTCACTCTGCCGCAGGTCTACACCGAGGACCCCACGGCGCCCGGCGTGAAGCGGTCGAACCTCGGCATGTACCGCATCCAGCTCTCTGGCAATGAGTACGCCAAGGATGAGGAGATCGGCCTGCACTACCAGTTGCACCGCTCAATCGGCGTGCACCAGGCGGCGGCGATGCGGATGGGCAAGCCGTTCCGCGTCAACATCTTTGTCGGCGGCACGCCGGCCATGAACCTGTCTGCCGTGATGCCGCTGCCCGAGGGGATGAGCGAGCTGACCTTTGCCGGCGCGCTGGGCGGCGGCCGCATCCGCATGGTCGCCCGCTCAAAAGGGCTGCCGGTGCACGCCGACACCGACTTCGCCATCTGCGGCACGGTGGTTGACGGGCGGATGCTGCCCGAGGGGCCGTTCGGCGACCACCTCGGTTACTACTCGCTGCAGCACCCGTTCCCCGTGCTCAAGGTCGAGCACGTCTACCACCGCACCGATGCTATCTGGCCGTTCACGGTGGTCGGGCGGCCGCCGCAGGAGGACACCGCATTCGGTCAACTCATTCACGACCTTACCGGGCCGATCATCCCCACGGTGCTGCCGGGAGTTCACGGCGTGCACGCGGTCGACCAGGCAGGCGTGCACCCGTTGCTGCTGGCGATCGGCAGTGAGCGCTACATGCCGTTCATGAAAGCAGTCCGGCCGCAGGAGCTGCTCACCCAGGCGTGCGCGATCCTCGGGCAGGGGCAGCTCTCGCTCGCCAAGTTCCTGATGATCATCAACCACGGCGACGCGCCGAACCTCAACCTGCACGATATCTGCACGTTCCTGACGCACGTGCTGCAGCGGGCCGACTGGACGCGGGACCTGCACTTCCACACGCAGACCACAATCGACACGCTCGACTACTCGGGCGATTCGCTCAACGCCGGCAGCAAGCTGGTGATCGCCGCGGCCGGGCCCGAGCGGTTCGAGCTCGAGTCCCGCATTGAAGATCCGATTGGCCTGCCCGATGGGTTCAGCGAGCCGCACGTCGTCATGCCCGGCGTGGTGGCGATCCGCGGCTCGCGCCTGCCGCAGCCCTCGTTTGACTACGACGCCGCCCGCCGCGATTCGGCGGCCGGGCCGCTGGTGGAAGAGCAGGGCATGAGCGAGTCCGCCGCCCGCGCGGCGGCCGACATCAATCGGCTTACCGACGCCATTCCGCCGGGGCACGCGCTCCGCAGGTTCCGGTTAATCGTTGTGTGCGACGATCCTGCTTTTGTTGCGGACGCGTCGGGCGGGTCGTCGATAGACAACTTCTTGTGGGCCACATTCACCCGGGCGAACCCCGCCGCCGACGTGTACGGCGTCGATGCGTTCACGCACCAGAAGCACTGGGGCTGCCGCGGCCCGCTGGTGATCGACGCCCGCATCAAGCCGCACCACGCGCCGGTGCTGGAGGAAGACCCCGAGTTAACGAAGAAGGTAGAATCCATGGCCGCCAGCGGCGGCCCCTTAGCTGGATTATTCTGA
- a CDS encoding TIGR03790 family protein has protein sequence MPPRPLRLFRSAADLLLPACCLGLATLLAPCCCLAGGGPENVLLVVNQNSSESLTVANYYTRLRQIPPQNVLYLDWQGDPAQISGHTFRDKILKPTLETIDRRKLSAQIDYVVYSCDLPMRVNFQDFFPGEKFPKQMRPIASITGATYLWQVVLQEEPTLMGLNTNWYVPDAGVQDLARCAEAANAPTQGFRGRYAWRRGGKREADPSKGPRYFLSCMLGVRHEMGNTVEEIAHCLITATSADASRPRGTFYFARNKDVRSTTRHKCFDAVAAALREDGAMAEVTTGMLPKAAQDVVGLTTGFRKQDVAGAGMRILPGAICDNLTSFGGITDKDLGQTLLTSFIRAGAAGASGTVTEPLAIQAKFPLPTIHLHYFRGCSLAEAFYQSVAGPYQLLVVGDPLCQPWADPPDCDAFNLVDDKLVKGPLEIKPRLSSAAGLCELYVDGRLQGALPRGGKISLDSTKLTDGSHEIRLVAVRNDPIETRGRFTVRVDVRNTAAEPIALSSTPERRVGVDQTLELRVDGDASRYVIQQNSRTIGQAQGTPAVLRIEAAELGQGPVALAAEDPVSGRRSAPIWVWVE, from the coding sequence ATGCCTCCACGCCCCCTGCGTCTATTCCGATCCGCAGCAGACCTGCTGCTCCCGGCGTGCTGCCTGGGGCTGGCCACCCTGCTCGCGCCCTGCTGCTGCCTGGCCGGCGGCGGACCGGAAAATGTGCTGCTGGTGGTCAACCAGAACAGCAGCGAGTCGCTGACGGTCGCCAACTACTACACCCGGCTGCGGCAGATCCCGCCGCAGAACGTGCTGTACCTCGACTGGCAAGGCGACCCGGCCCAGATCAGCGGCCACACCTTCCGCGACAAGATCCTCAAGCCGACTTTGGAAACGATCGACCGGAGGAAGCTCTCCGCGCAGATCGACTACGTCGTCTATTCGTGCGACCTGCCGATGCGGGTCAACTTCCAGGACTTCTTCCCCGGCGAGAAGTTCCCCAAGCAGATGCGGCCCATCGCGTCGATCACCGGCGCGACGTACCTGTGGCAGGTCGTGCTGCAGGAAGAACCAACGCTGATGGGGCTCAACACTAACTGGTACGTGCCGGACGCGGGCGTGCAGGACCTGGCCCGCTGCGCCGAAGCGGCCAACGCCCCAACCCAGGGTTTTCGGGGCCGTTACGCCTGGCGCCGCGGCGGCAAGCGCGAGGCGGACCCCAGTAAGGGCCCGCGGTACTTCCTGTCGTGCATGCTGGGCGTCAGGCACGAAATGGGGAACACGGTCGAGGAGATCGCCCACTGCCTGATCACCGCCACCTCGGCGGACGCGTCGCGCCCGCGGGGGACGTTCTACTTCGCCCGAAACAAAGACGTGCGCTCGACCACCCGCCACAAGTGTTTCGACGCGGTCGCGGCGGCGCTGCGGGAGGACGGCGCGATGGCCGAGGTGACCACCGGCATGCTCCCCAAGGCCGCGCAGGACGTCGTGGGCCTGACAACCGGATTCCGCAAGCAGGACGTCGCTGGCGCTGGCATGCGGATCCTGCCGGGCGCCATCTGCGACAACCTGACCAGCTTTGGGGGGATCACCGACAAGGATCTCGGGCAGACGTTGCTGACAAGCTTCATTCGGGCAGGCGCCGCTGGCGCGTCGGGCACGGTAACCGAGCCACTCGCTATCCAGGCCAAGTTCCCGCTGCCAACGATCCACCTGCACTACTTCCGTGGCTGCTCGCTCGCCGAGGCGTTCTACCAGTCGGTCGCGGGGCCGTACCAGCTGCTGGTGGTGGGCGACCCGCTCTGCCAGCCGTGGGCCGACCCGCCCGACTGCGACGCCTTCAACCTGGTTGACGACAAGCTGGTGAAGGGCCCGTTGGAGATCAAGCCGCGGCTGTCTTCGGCGGCCGGGCTCTGCGAGTTGTACGTCGACGGCAGGCTGCAGGGCGCGCTGCCGCGGGGCGGCAAGATCTCGCTCGATTCAACCAAACTCACCGACGGCAGCCACGAGATCCGGCTGGTCGCCGTTCGCAACGACCCAATCGAGACCCGCGGCCGCTTCACCGTGCGGGTGGACGTCCGGAACACCGCGGCGGAGCCGATCGCCCTTTCGAGCACCCCAGAACGGCGGGTAGGCGTCGACCAGACCCTCGAGCTGCGGGTCGACGGCGACGCCAGCCGCTATGTGATCCAGCAGAACTCACGCACTATCGGTCAGGCGCAGGGGACGCCCGCGGTGCTGCGGATCGAGGCCGCCGAGCTGGGCCAGGGGCCGGTTGCTTTGGCGGCGGAAGACCCGGTTTCGGGGCGTCGTTCGGCGCCGATTTGGGTTTGGGTGGAATAG
- a CDS encoding MBL fold metallo-hydrolase RNA specificity domain-containing protein, giving the protein MIRLTFHGAAHTVTGSKYLLEADGASVLIDCGLFQGLKKLRELNWAGTPFKAGELDAILLTHAHLDHCGYLPRVVKEGYNHRVFCTPATAKLAEINMLDSAKIQEQDAEYANKKGFSKHKPALPLYDGRDVLDTIKLFRECEREDWYNVAGPIWARFHDAGHLLGSNMIEVEVRQHEKVTRILFSGDVGRYDGPLYHDPTPPPECDYLVCESTYGNRDHPETDLQKSLGEVINRGIERGGVILMASFAVGRAQQLIYLLQLLKCDNVIPDLPIYLDSPMACNATDIYREHSIDHDLSEGELCGDRPVLGGPAVHLCRSPDESKALNNIDHSAIIIASSGMMTGGRIIHHLKRRLSDPRTTLIMGGYQAVGTRGRRLEEGAETLRMHGQDIAVNAALEKVPGLSGHADRSGLLRWLKDLPTPKQTFMTHGEPDSAEALAHTLRTDRGWEVTVPKLGDSVELG; this is encoded by the coding sequence ATGATCCGACTCACGTTCCACGGCGCGGCGCACACGGTCACCGGCTCCAAGTACCTGCTCGAGGCCGACGGCGCCAGCGTGCTGATCGACTGCGGTCTGTTCCAGGGGCTCAAGAAGCTCCGCGAGCTGAACTGGGCCGGCACACCGTTCAAAGCCGGCGAGCTCGACGCCATCCTGTTGACACACGCGCACCTCGACCACTGCGGCTACCTCCCGCGGGTGGTCAAGGAGGGCTACAACCACCGCGTGTTCTGCACGCCGGCCACCGCCAAGCTGGCAGAGATCAACATGCTCGATTCGGCGAAGATCCAGGAGCAGGACGCCGAGTACGCCAACAAGAAGGGCTTCAGCAAGCACAAGCCCGCGCTGCCGCTGTACGACGGCCGCGACGTCCTCGACACGATCAAGCTGTTCCGTGAGTGCGAGCGCGAGGACTGGTACAACGTCGCGGGACCGATCTGGGCCCGCTTCCACGACGCCGGGCACCTGCTCGGCTCGAACATGATCGAGGTCGAGGTCCGGCAGCACGAGAAGGTCACCCGCATCCTGTTCTCCGGCGACGTCGGCCGCTACGACGGACCCCTGTACCACGACCCCACACCGCCGCCAGAGTGCGACTACCTGGTCTGCGAGAGCACCTACGGCAACCGCGATCACCCGGAGACCGACCTTCAGAAGTCGCTCGGCGAGGTGATCAACCGCGGCATCGAGCGGGGCGGGGTGATCTTGATGGCCTCGTTCGCGGTGGGCCGCGCGCAGCAGCTCATCTACCTGCTGCAGCTCTTGAAGTGCGACAACGTCATCCCCGACCTGCCGATCTACCTCGACAGCCCAATGGCCTGCAACGCCACGGACATCTACCGCGAGCATAGCATCGACCACGACCTCTCCGAGGGCGAGCTGTGCGGCGACCGCCCGGTGCTCGGCGGCCCGGCGGTGCACCTCTGCCGCTCGCCAGACGAGTCCAAGGCCCTCAACAACATCGACCACTCGGCCATCATCATTGCCTCGAGCGGTATGATGACCGGCGGCCGCATCATCCACCACCTCAAGCGGCGGCTCTCCGACCCGCGCACCACTCTAATCATGGGCGGTTACCAGGCGGTCGGCACCCGCGGTCGGCGGCTGGAAGAAGGCGCCGAGACCCTCCGCATGCACGGCCAGGACATCGCGGTCAACGCGGCCCTCGAGAAGGTGCCCGGCCTGTCCGGCCACGCCGACCGCAGCGGCCTCTTGCGTTGGCTCAAGGACCTGCCCACGCCTAAGCAGACCTTCATGACCCACGGCGAGCCCGACAGCGCCGAGGCGCTCGCCCACACGCTCCGCACCGACCGCGGCTGGGAGGTGACGGTGCCGAAGCTGGGCGATAGCGTGGAATTGGGGTAA
- a CDS encoding tetratricopeptide repeat protein encodes MQRYQVNYKLLVGLVVGAVAVGGALYGLLLVQSYRGAEKLLTMAEEDRKAGDLHSAAMNLYRFTQKREHDEEHAIEMAMTFAEIAEAEDSEMDDKRQALGIMEATTRKWRKNTELRRRLVDLMMKFGLTKDASEHLQILINDNPKDPELLAMLGTCYLRMNQNEKALRHCAGALGYDPERNKFDDEKAVAPDEIDLYGLLATALSRTNADPAKAESVMDHAVDANPESGDAYVARARLRLSKGDDGKEAGIADLEKALEVDEKNLDALLLRARIYAQDEEYGKAKELLNRGLAESPDSGSLYLTGAYVAAREDGAEAALDWYERGVKETTGGEQISLQVSQARALINAKKLGEARKLINQLAKIPNLQKIMLDYLRARLMVSEENWYQAADQLSTLRPLLQGNSEISEELNGMLALCYTRLEMWEKVIDAAGSVLQINPQSQIAIDLKANAERKIGRSPSTTAGGGGGGSINDRVAEQMRLPEDERNWDGVLTAADQYADEKIEEGLMTPAAKKLLLSEIHMRSQDYKKATSLIKAAINEEPDNINTWRLACRLTASDPEGGAVQALKMLDAVEKRFADRFDDERNLEALLRLDRADMYMQINDEQTVERMLAVTDGIESWPKRQQQMVWQGLITRFEALRAAEALDKARTKVAELAPGELSNLLDMFVAARADNDDARMTDIQNKILEVVGDKNDANWLYTEANRKISLVQRGLEDGSTLKEAEQLAEKARQQRPEWHLPYLLLADLALARNDAAEALNNLDEAADYGQPTARSLLQHVSLLMQSGRFDDALKQLDRATPAFRERLLGRQFAEALLNARYLGIKDRWEESVDAAQNVAEQNPDSGDVQLWLGRFMLKASMSDRLKESTRERAAAAADVAFRKAVELTPKSEEAWLAFLGYLSTTGDEEASAEAVRQLQLELTEDTAPLVLAAGYELQKRWFDAENVYKRALESDPDNRLVISRLARFYLGNGYPRADKLQKATPLMNRLIKAGEEDPQLATTSEVMWAHRTAAKILAQAGDYQKALDAERLLRSNVVNGRLSNEDTLTMAKILASRPEPGSRLKAIKLYESVQGVQDLEPGDKLNLGQLYFATNDWEKAQRTMVELTSRNRDFVAAREAFIRMLLAKDGPGDLKTAANQLKNLQRVAPTDTRTLELLVRISSKMGRKQDVIPVLRGLLQRPENRRDVSVILRVAKLLAELDDVDNAEKLYQAAANMAPRTKVEYADFIGKHRSLDEALDMLDTVDDDDDDVAFLIVQRGTGLLKYAGEGATDEHFDRVQSRLERMLREDPESVRLLMQKAELLDIHRDYDGSSSVYLKLLAREDLKKFERAVVLNNLAYQLAMTTSDKNTMEEAMGYVAEAADILGPRSDILDTRAVVHMAMGQAEEAVADMDLAVTEGATASKYYHKARAHLLAGQTQQAVSAWDKAVDMDLDPNELGLVERDAYEKAKQQIERLKSSGTSQQPAA; translated from the coding sequence ATGCAACGCTATCAAGTCAACTACAAACTGCTTGTTGGTCTGGTTGTGGGGGCTGTCGCCGTGGGCGGCGCCCTGTACGGCCTGCTGCTGGTGCAGAGCTACCGCGGGGCCGAGAAGCTGCTGACCATGGCGGAAGAAGACCGCAAGGCGGGCGACCTGCACTCCGCCGCGATGAACCTCTACCGCTTCACGCAGAAGCGGGAGCACGACGAAGAGCACGCCATCGAAATGGCGATGACCTTCGCCGAAATCGCCGAGGCGGAAGACTCGGAGATGGACGACAAACGCCAGGCCCTGGGCATCATGGAGGCCACCACCCGCAAGTGGCGCAAGAACACTGAGCTCCGCCGCCGGCTGGTCGACCTGATGATGAAGTTCGGCCTCACCAAGGACGCCTCCGAGCACCTGCAGATCCTGATCAACGACAACCCCAAGGACCCAGAGCTGCTGGCGATGCTGGGGACCTGCTACCTGCGGATGAATCAAAACGAGAAGGCGCTGCGCCATTGCGCGGGCGCGCTCGGCTACGACCCCGAACGCAACAAGTTCGATGACGAGAAGGCCGTGGCGCCGGACGAGATCGACCTCTACGGCCTGCTCGCCACCGCGCTCTCGCGGACCAACGCCGACCCGGCCAAGGCGGAGAGCGTCATGGACCACGCGGTCGACGCCAACCCCGAGAGCGGCGACGCGTACGTCGCGCGGGCGCGGCTCCGGCTGAGCAAGGGCGACGACGGCAAGGAGGCCGGCATTGCCGACCTCGAGAAGGCGCTCGAGGTCGACGAGAAGAACCTCGACGCCCTGTTGCTGCGGGCGCGTATCTACGCCCAGGACGAGGAGTACGGCAAGGCCAAGGAGCTGCTCAACCGCGGCCTGGCCGAGTCGCCCGACTCGGGTTCGCTGTACCTAACCGGCGCGTACGTCGCGGCCCGGGAGGACGGCGCCGAGGCGGCCCTCGACTGGTACGAGCGGGGCGTCAAAGAGACCACCGGCGGCGAGCAGATCTCGCTGCAGGTCTCCCAGGCCCGGGCGCTGATCAACGCCAAGAAGCTGGGCGAGGCCCGCAAGCTGATCAATCAGCTCGCCAAGATCCCCAACCTGCAGAAGATCATGCTGGACTACCTGAGGGCCCGGCTGATGGTGTCCGAGGAGAACTGGTACCAGGCCGCCGACCAGCTCTCGACGCTGCGGCCGCTCCTGCAGGGCAACTCGGAGATCAGCGAGGAGCTCAACGGCATGCTCGCGCTGTGCTACACGCGGCTCGAGATGTGGGAGAAGGTGATCGACGCCGCTGGGTCGGTCCTGCAGATCAACCCGCAGAGCCAGATTGCCATCGACCTGAAGGCGAATGCCGAGCGGAAAATCGGCAGGTCGCCTTCGACTACCGCCGGCGGCGGCGGCGGCGGCTCGATCAACGACCGAGTGGCCGAGCAGATGCGCCTGCCCGAAGACGAGCGGAACTGGGATGGCGTGCTCACCGCCGCCGACCAGTACGCCGACGAGAAGATCGAGGAAGGCCTGATGACCCCGGCGGCCAAGAAGCTGCTGCTGTCCGAAATCCACATGCGGTCCCAGGACTACAAGAAGGCGACCTCTCTGATCAAGGCCGCGATCAACGAGGAGCCGGACAACATCAACACCTGGCGCCTAGCGTGCCGTCTGACCGCCAGCGACCCGGAAGGCGGGGCCGTGCAGGCGCTCAAGATGCTCGACGCGGTTGAGAAGCGGTTCGCCGACCGGTTCGACGACGAGCGCAACCTCGAGGCGCTCCTCCGCCTGGACCGTGCCGACATGTACATGCAGATCAACGACGAGCAAACCGTCGAGCGGATGCTGGCCGTCACCGACGGCATCGAGAGCTGGCCCAAGCGGCAGCAGCAGATGGTGTGGCAGGGCCTGATCACCCGCTTCGAGGCGCTCCGCGCCGCCGAGGCCCTCGACAAGGCCCGCACCAAGGTGGCCGAGCTGGCCCCCGGCGAGCTCTCCAACCTGCTCGACATGTTTGTCGCCGCCCGCGCCGACAACGACGACGCCCGCATGACCGACATCCAGAACAAGATTCTTGAGGTCGTCGGCGACAAGAACGACGCCAACTGGCTGTACACCGAGGCCAACCGCAAGATCTCTCTGGTCCAGCGTGGCCTGGAAGACGGATCGACACTGAAGGAGGCCGAGCAGCTCGCCGAGAAGGCGCGCCAGCAGCGGCCCGAGTGGCACCTGCCGTACCTCCTGCTGGCCGACCTGGCCCTCGCCAGGAACGACGCCGCCGAGGCCCTCAACAACCTCGACGAGGCCGCCGACTACGGGCAGCCGACCGCCCGCTCGCTGCTGCAGCACGTCTCGCTGCTGATGCAGAGCGGCCGCTTCGACGACGCGCTCAAGCAGCTCGACCGCGCGACGCCCGCCTTCCGCGAGCGTCTGCTCGGCCGCCAGTTTGCCGAGGCCCTGCTCAACGCCCGCTACCTCGGCATAAAGGACCGCTGGGAAGAATCGGTCGACGCCGCCCAGAACGTGGCCGAGCAGAACCCCGACAGCGGCGACGTTCAGCTCTGGCTGGGACGCTTCATGCTCAAGGCCTCGATGTCCGACCGCCTGAAGGAGTCAACCCGCGAACGCGCCGCCGCCGCGGCCGACGTCGCCTTCCGCAAGGCGGTTGAGCTTACCCCCAAGTCGGAAGAGGCGTGGCTCGCGTTCCTCGGCTACCTGTCGACCACCGGCGATGAGGAAGCCAGCGCCGAGGCGGTCCGCCAGCTGCAGCTCGAACTGACCGAGGACACCGCGCCGCTGGTCCTGGCCGCCGGCTACGAACTGCAGAAACGCTGGTTCGACGCCGAGAACGTCTACAAGCGGGCGCTCGAGTCCGACCCCGATAACCGCTTGGTGATCAGCCGGCTGGCCCGCTTCTACCTGGGCAACGGCTACCCCCGCGCCGACAAGCTGCAGAAGGCGACCCCGCTGATGAACCGCCTGATCAAGGCCGGCGAGGAGGACCCCCAGCTGGCGACCACCAGCGAGGTGATGTGGGCCCACCGCACCGCCGCCAAGATCCTGGCCCAGGCGGGCGACTACCAGAAGGCGCTCGACGCCGAGCGGCTGCTGCGGTCGAACGTCGTAAACGGGCGGCTGTCGAACGAGGACACCCTCACGATGGCCAAGATCCTTGCTTCGCGGCCCGAGCCCGGCTCGCGACTCAAGGCGATCAAGCTGTACGAGAGCGTGCAGGGGGTGCAAGACCTCGAGCCGGGCGACAAGCTGAACCTCGGCCAGCTGTACTTCGCGACCAACGACTGGGAGAAGGCCCAGCGGACCATGGTCGAGCTCACCAGCCGCAACCGCGACTTTGTCGCCGCCCGCGAGGCGTTCATCCGGATGCTGCTGGCGAAGGACGGGCCCGGCGACCTCAAGACCGCCGCCAACCAGCTGAAGAACCTGCAGCGGGTCGCCCCGACCGACACCCGCACCCTCGAACTGCTGGTGCGAATCTCCAGCAAGATGGGCCGCAAGCAGGACGTCATCCCCGTGCTGCGTGGCCTGCTGCAGCGTCCCGAGAACCGCCGCGACGTGTCGGTGATCCTCCGGGTCGCCAAGCTGCTGGCCGAACTCGACGATGTGGACAACGCCGAGAAGCTGTACCAGGCCGCGGCCAACATGGCGCCGCGGACCAAGGTCGAGTACGCCGACTTCATCGGCAAGCACCGCAGCCTCGACGAGGCGCTCGATATGCTCGACACCGTCGACGATGACGACGACGACGTCGCGTTCCTGATCGTGCAGCGGGGCACCGGCCTGCTGAAGTACGCCGGCGAAGGGGCCACCGACGAGCACTTCGACCGCGTCCAGTCGCGGCTCGAGCGGATGCTCCGCGAGGACCCCGAGTCGGTCCGGCTGCTGATGCAGAAGGCCGAACTCCTCGACATCCACCGCGACTACGATGGCTCGAGCAGCGTGTACCTCAAGCTGCTGGCCCGCGAGGACCTCAAGAAGTTCGAACGGGCGGTCGTGCTCAACAACCTGGCGTACCAGCTCGCCATGACCACGTCCGACAAGAACACCATGGAAGAGGCCATGGGCTATGTCGCGGAGGCGGCCGACATCCTCGGCCCCCGCTCCGACATCCTCGACACCCGCGCCGTGGTCCACATGGCGATGGGCCAGGCCGAAGAGGCAGTCGCCGACATGGACCTGGCGGTCACCGAGGGCGCCACCGCCTCGAAGTACTACCACAAGGCCCGGGCGCACCTGCTCGCCGGTCAGACCCAGCAGGCGGTCTCCGCGTGGGACAAGGCCGTCGACATGGACCTCGACCCCAACGAGCTCGGCCTGGTCGAACGCGACGCCTACGAGAAGGCCAAGCAGCAGATCGAACGGCTGAAGTCCTCCGGCACTTCGCAGCAACCCGCAGCCTGA
- a CDS encoding prepilin peptidase: MWDWLNTTEVPTWLEAAPLVALELWLFAVGGCIGSFLNVVYHRVPRGEDIVVRGSHCPVCDHPIRWRHNLPVIGWLVLRGKCYDCKAPIPIRYWLFELFFGALFAIVGWWVWG; this comes from the coding sequence ATGTGGGACTGGCTCAACACCACCGAAGTGCCGACCTGGCTTGAAGCCGCGCCGCTTGTTGCGCTCGAGCTGTGGTTGTTCGCCGTTGGGGGGTGCATCGGCAGCTTCCTGAACGTGGTGTACCACCGCGTGCCGCGGGGCGAGGACATCGTGGTCCGCGGGTCGCACTGCCCGGTCTGCGACCACCCAATCCGCTGGCGGCACAACCTGCCAGTGATTGGCTGGCTGGTGCTCCGCGGCAAGTGCTACGACTGCAAGGCTCCGATTCCGATTCGCTACTGGCTGTTCGAACTGTTCTTCGGCGCGTTGTTTGCAATTGTCGGCTGGTGGGTTTGGGGATAG
- a CDS encoding ABC transporter ATP-binding protein, giving the protein MAPDTSTAGTKSASDRECVFAARDVTKVYHMGEVDVHALRGVTMDLFAGEFVVLLGPSGSGKSTLLNILGGLDAPTTGSVHYRDSELTDFDAAALTRYRRRHVGFVFQFYNLIPSLTARENVQLITEIADNPLDPAEALALVDLENRMDHFPSQLSGGEQQRVAIARAVAKRPDVLLCDEPTGALDVHTGVLVLDAIQKINEELGSTTAVITHNAVIADMADRVISVSDGRIHDVRSNATKRTASELAW; this is encoded by the coding sequence ATGGCCCCCGACACGTCAACCGCCGGCACGAAGTCTGCAAGCGACCGCGAGTGCGTGTTCGCCGCCCGCGACGTCACCAAGGTCTACCACATGGGCGAGGTCGACGTGCACGCGCTGCGCGGCGTCACGATGGACCTGTTCGCCGGCGAATTTGTCGTGCTGCTCGGCCCCTCGGGCAGCGGCAAGAGCACGCTGCTCAATATCCTAGGCGGCCTCGACGCGCCGACCACCGGCAGCGTTCACTACCGCGACAGCGAGCTGACCGACTTCGACGCCGCCGCGCTGACCCGCTACCGGCGGCGGCATGTCGGATTCGTGTTCCAGTTCTATAACCTGATACCGAGCCTCACCGCCCGAGAGAACGTGCAGCTCATCACCGAGATCGCCGACAACCCGCTCGACCCGGCCGAGGCGCTCGCGCTGGTCGACCTGGAGAACCGCATGGACCACTTCCCGTCACAGCTCTCCGGCGGCGAGCAGCAGCGGGTCGCCATCGCCAGGGCGGTCGCCAAGCGGCCTGACGTGCTGCTGTGCGACGAGCCAACCGGCGCCCTCGACGTGCACACCGGCGTGCTGGTGCTCGACGCCATCCAGAAGATCAACGAGGAGCTCGGCAGCACCACCGCCGTCATCACCCACAACGCCGTAATCGCCGACATGGCCGACCGCGTGATCAGCGTCTCCGACGGACGGATCCACGACGTGCGGAGCAACGCCACCAAACGGACCGCCAGCGAGCTAGCGTGGTGA